One Hevea brasiliensis isolate MT/VB/25A 57/8 chromosome 5, ASM3005281v1, whole genome shotgun sequence genomic region harbors:
- the LOC131180286 gene encoding dehydration-responsive element-binding protein 1F-like gives MEDLSSSTSNSQQADLKMGTQKRKAGRKKFMETRHPVYKGVRRRNGKWVSELRQPHAKSRIWLGTFSRPEMAARAYDVAALALRGDSASLNFPESAHLLPRVGSTSIRDIQCAALEAADQSYVHVDQFQCSSSSSCSPSMTKEDGSDKVEEGCKGKVFLDEEELFNMPALLDSMAEGLILTPPAMKRGFSWNDVDDDHPVDSTLWSD, from the coding sequence ATGGAGGATTTATCATCTTCTACTTCAAACAGCCAACAAGCTGATCTCAAAATGGGCACGCAAAAGCGCAAGGCAGGAAGGAAAAAGTTCATGGAGACTCGCCATCCTGTGTACAAGGGTGTCCGGCGAAGGAATGGAAAGTGGGTGAGTGAATTGCGACAGCCTCATGCCAAGTCCAGGATTTGGCTTGGAACGTTTTCAAGGCCTGAAATGGCTGCTAGGGCTTATGATGTGGCTGCCTTAGCTCTTAGGGGAGATTCTGCCTCCTTGAACTTCCCTGAATCAGCCCATTTGCTGCCTCGGGTTGGGTCTACTTCTATTAGGGACATTCAGTGTGCTGCTCTAGAGGCTGCAGATCAGAGTTAtgttcatgttgatcagtttcagtgttcttcttcatcttcttgttCTCCATCGATGACCAAAGAAGATGGAAGCGACAAGGTTGAAGAAGgttgtaaggggaaggtgttttTGGATGAGGAAGAGTTGTTTAACATGCCAGCACTACTTGATAGTATGGCAGAAGGGCTGATTCTTACGCCACCAGCCATGAAAAGAGGGTTCAGCTGGAATGATGTGGATGACGACCATCCTGTGGATTCGACTCTATGGAGTGATTGA